From the Burkholderia mayonis genome, one window contains:
- a CDS encoding ribonucleotide reductase N-terminal alpha domain-containing protein, whose translation MRTIKKRTRIARHADSFVRMIGNMDDQPICDAVFADRYALPDETSRAQACARVARALALVEPVATRSGAARRFYRNLLNGALGAGRIMARAGAAQDQTMASCFVHPIRAPAALTRFHPNLDHAIDEARLTLAMGGDVGYDFSEIPPARARPEADQSASPGVCAALDRFDRIGAQAGERDGRRRAQLAVLRCDHPDLLAFVAAKRGRARWETLELAVAVTDAFMQAVEQDLPWTLRHAAPPHDAASGALPAADGAWTYATTPARHLWREIVATTRDGEGPGLVFADSIDAADPLRGRERIDATSPCGAQPLPPYGSCMLGAVDLSRFVRNPFGAGGEPRFDFAAFDAAVRIEVRFLDNALDVTRWPLAAHARESYQKRRIGVGVTGLADMLAMMRLRYDSPAAREMTRYIASDLRNHAYAASAELAAERGAFPLCDRHAHLDALHAGPPLPHAVCHAIERDGLRNSHLTSFAPTVGVSLAFGDNCSPGIAPARAWIEHRTVRTSPGATGAPGMRAENHAHRLFRSLRGERVALPDYFATDADIAPSDRLAMRAALQPYVDAGVANTLTLAGHYSLEEINALLFGAWRAKLKSIAIRRADVAREAGGSCEEGA comes from the coding sequence TTGCGGACGATCAAAAAACGGACGCGCATCGCTCGCCACGCCGATTCGTTCGTCCGCATGATCGGCAACATGGACGACCAACCGATCTGCGACGCCGTATTCGCCGACCGCTATGCACTACCGGACGAGACGTCACGCGCTCAGGCATGCGCGCGGGTCGCGCGCGCGCTCGCGCTCGTGGAACCGGTCGCGACGCGCTCGGGCGCTGCGCGGCGCTTCTACCGGAACCTGCTGAACGGCGCGCTCGGCGCGGGCCGCATCATGGCGCGCGCGGGCGCGGCGCAGGATCAGACGATGGCGAGCTGCTTTGTCCATCCGATCCGCGCGCCCGCCGCGCTTACGCGCTTTCATCCCAACCTCGACCACGCGATCGACGAAGCGCGCCTGACGCTCGCGATGGGCGGCGACGTCGGCTACGACTTCTCGGAGATCCCGCCCGCGCGTGCGCGGCCCGAAGCCGACCAGTCGGCATCGCCCGGCGTGTGCGCGGCGTTGGACCGGTTCGATCGCATCGGCGCGCAAGCGGGCGAGCGCGACGGACGCCGCCGCGCGCAGCTCGCGGTGCTGCGCTGCGACCATCCGGATCTGCTTGCATTCGTCGCCGCGAAGCGCGGGCGCGCGCGCTGGGAGACGCTCGAGCTCGCGGTGGCCGTCACCGATGCGTTCATGCAGGCGGTCGAGCAGGATCTGCCGTGGACGCTGCGGCATGCGGCGCCGCCGCACGACGCGGCGAGCGGCGCGCTGCCCGCGGCCGACGGCGCGTGGACGTATGCGACGACGCCCGCGCGCCATCTGTGGCGCGAGATCGTCGCCACGACGCGCGACGGCGAAGGGCCCGGCCTCGTGTTCGCCGACTCGATCGACGCGGCCGACCCGCTGCGCGGCCGCGAGCGGATCGACGCGACGAGCCCGTGCGGCGCGCAGCCGCTGCCGCCGTACGGTAGCTGCATGCTAGGCGCGGTCGACCTGTCGCGGTTCGTGCGCAATCCGTTCGGCGCCGGCGGCGAGCCGCGCTTCGACTTCGCCGCGTTCGACGCGGCCGTGCGCATCGAAGTGCGCTTCCTCGACAACGCGCTCGACGTCACGCGCTGGCCGCTCGCCGCGCACGCGCGCGAGTCGTATCAGAAGCGGCGGATCGGCGTCGGCGTGACGGGGCTCGCCGACATGCTCGCGATGATGCGGCTGCGCTACGACTCGCCGGCCGCGCGCGAGATGACGCGCTACATCGCGTCCGATCTGCGCAATCACGCGTATGCGGCGTCGGCCGAGCTCGCCGCCGAGCGCGGCGCGTTTCCGTTGTGCGACCGGCATGCGCATCTCGACGCGCTGCACGCGGGGCCGCCGCTGCCGCACGCGGTCTGCCACGCGATCGAGCGCGACGGGCTGCGCAACAGCCATCTGACGTCGTTCGCGCCCACCGTCGGCGTGAGCCTCGCGTTCGGCGACAACTGCTCGCCCGGCATCGCGCCGGCGCGCGCGTGGATCGAGCACCGGACGGTGCGCACAAGCCCCGGCGCGACAGGCGCGCCGGGGATGCGTGCGGAGAACCACGCGCATCGGCTGTTCCGGTCGCTGCGCGGCGAGCGTGTCGCGCTGCCCGACTATTTCGCGACCGACGCCGACATCGCGCCGAGCGACCGCCTCGCGATGCGCGCGGCGCTGCAGCCGTATGTCGACGCGGGGGTCGCGAATACGCTGACGCTCGCGGGTCATTACTCGCTCGAAGAGATCAATGCGCTGCTGTTCGGCGCGTGGCGCGCGAAGCTGAAGAGCATCGCGATCCGGCGGGCGGATGTGGCGCGCGAGGCGGGGGGAAGCTGCGAAGAAGGCGCTTAG
- a CDS encoding AAA family ATPase codes for MRRSRPSKLAKSADESRGTRLLARATAIHGNGPQRRAVRERAARRLSREVDATLRRASTYPHPAGRIVRIETHISVVYLVGRFAYKRLQPFDFGFANFSDLAARRRACEAELALNRPLAAPIYVAVHPIVRRARGLRVGSAGVAVDHVVKMRRFDERMLFSQRLAHGELGAADIDAAATRLAAYHLHAPRDVPRHAYGSARELRKQIDDVFAPLERALGAALPAALRAWCGRRCDELAPHLDARRADGYVRACHGDLHLNNVVKRGRDALMFDCIDFDDALRWIDVINDLSFLLMDLRAHDRADLAHRLLNRWLDETGDFAGLAALPLYVAYRALVRALVATMRAGSDHTARNAHLERARTYIDVAAHAARARRPCLLLCHGYSGSGKSVASRALADVSGAIRLSSDSERKRARPFTAADARPLPASAYTPQQIDAQYERLRALARDVLRTGYTALVDATFLARARRASFVALAREQQVPVFILDFRASRACLERRVDARAAAQSDRSDAGAAVLATQLATADPLDADERARTIGFDTDVPLETILSTGYWRAVLDVLDTASIDAATTS; via the coding sequence ATGCGCCGTTCGCGCCCGTCGAAGCTCGCGAAATCCGCCGACGAATCGCGCGGCACGCGCCTCCTCGCGCGCGCTACCGCCATCCACGGCAACGGCCCGCAGCGGCGCGCGGTGCGCGAGCGCGCGGCCCGCCGCCTGTCGCGCGAAGTCGACGCGACGCTGCGCCGCGCGTCGACGTATCCGCATCCGGCCGGTCGCATCGTGCGCATCGAAACGCACATCTCCGTCGTCTATCTCGTCGGACGTTTCGCATACAAGCGCCTGCAGCCGTTCGACTTCGGCTTCGCGAATTTCAGCGACCTCGCCGCGCGCCGCCGCGCGTGCGAAGCCGAACTCGCGCTGAACCGCCCGCTCGCCGCGCCGATCTATGTCGCGGTCCATCCGATCGTGCGGCGCGCGCGCGGCCTTCGCGTCGGCAGCGCGGGCGTCGCCGTCGATCATGTCGTCAAGATGCGCCGCTTCGACGAGCGGATGCTGTTCTCGCAACGGCTCGCGCACGGCGAACTCGGCGCGGCGGACATCGACGCCGCCGCGACGCGCCTCGCCGCGTACCACCTGCACGCGCCGCGCGACGTCCCGCGACACGCGTACGGCAGCGCACGCGAGCTACGCAAGCAGATCGACGACGTGTTCGCGCCGCTCGAACGCGCGCTCGGCGCGGCGTTGCCGGCGGCGCTGCGCGCGTGGTGCGGGCGGCGCTGCGACGAACTCGCCCCGCATCTCGACGCGCGGCGAGCCGACGGCTACGTCCGCGCGTGCCACGGCGACTTGCATCTGAACAACGTCGTGAAGCGCGGCCGCGACGCGCTGATGTTCGACTGCATCGACTTCGACGACGCGCTGCGCTGGATCGACGTGATCAACGATTTGTCGTTTCTGCTGATGGATCTGCGCGCACACGATCGCGCCGATCTCGCGCACCGGCTGCTGAACCGCTGGCTCGACGAGACGGGCGACTTCGCGGGTCTCGCCGCGCTGCCGCTGTATGTCGCGTATCGCGCGCTCGTGCGGGCGCTCGTCGCGACGATGCGCGCGGGCAGCGACCATACGGCGCGCAACGCGCACCTCGAACGGGCGCGCACGTACATCGACGTCGCCGCGCACGCGGCTCGCGCGCGCCGTCCGTGCCTGCTGCTGTGCCACGGTTATTCGGGCTCGGGCAAGTCGGTCGCGAGCCGCGCGCTCGCCGACGTCTCGGGCGCGATCCGGCTGTCGAGCGACAGCGAGCGCAAGCGCGCGCGGCCGTTCACGGCGGCCGACGCGCGGCCGCTGCCCGCGAGCGCGTACACGCCGCAGCAGATCGACGCGCAATACGAACGCCTGCGCGCGCTCGCGCGCGACGTGCTGCGCACCGGCTACACGGCGCTCGTCGATGCGACGTTTCTCGCCCGCGCGCGCCGCGCGAGCTTCGTCGCGCTCGCGCGGGAGCAGCAGGTGCCCGTCTTCATTCTCGATTTCCGCGCGAGCCGCGCGTGTCTCGAACGGCGCGTCGATGCGCGCGCCGCCGCGCAAAGCGATCGTTCCGACGCGGGCGCGGCTGTGCTCGCGACGCAGCTCGCGACGGCCGATCCGCTCGACGCCGACGAGCGCGCGCGCACGATCGGCTTCGATACCGATGTGCCGCTGGAGACGATTCTGTCGACCGGGTATTGGCGGGCGGTGCTCGACGTGCTCGATACGGCCTCAATTGATGCCGCGACAACGAGTTGA
- a CDS encoding lipid II-degrading bacteriocin: MISVAAPRETSLPIPSVGGPVGGYSWTTGFDNIRGGIYQIGKFNLVNGRKILSAAEAGKSLDVLSEFAYGIELASNNLVKAQIATYGIFTQWLANNGWQGVVGADQYGLSNTQLSGLTTAFGLFSDYYFSHLPAPPISEFKFYATPFFTLAAYDYWIRGNGSPRVIDLKSLRLGIRANEIGPIRSIIVNDGMGPGAYPIDAEFSTNLLSDKEYIVGSALGRVSGHVVGQLVLTADGDFPFAGEYTLNPDKFDFDASNSRPYIQEVLTTLVRKMGEITGHTDFMIYFKGSQPLNVSGARRNIKAMDEHGVVRRPSMGGLPSLGMRDIINGNVSGI, encoded by the coding sequence ATGATTTCCGTTGCCGCGCCTCGTGAAACCAGTCTGCCGATTCCTTCGGTTGGAGGGCCAGTGGGCGGATATAGTTGGACGACTGGATTCGACAATATACGAGGTGGAATATATCAAATCGGAAAATTCAATCTGGTCAATGGCAGGAAAATTCTATCTGCTGCTGAAGCTGGAAAGTCGCTCGACGTGCTCTCCGAATTTGCGTATGGAATAGAGCTGGCGAGTAATAATCTAGTCAAGGCACAAATTGCAACCTATGGAATTTTTACTCAATGGTTGGCGAACAATGGGTGGCAGGGTGTCGTCGGTGCCGATCAGTATGGACTGTCAAATACACAGCTGAGTGGCTTGACGACAGCGTTCGGTTTGTTCAGTGATTATTACTTTAGCCACCTGCCTGCGCCGCCTATTTCAGAATTCAAATTTTACGCTACACCATTCTTTACTCTCGCCGCCTATGATTATTGGATTCGCGGAAACGGATCTCCCCGGGTGATCGATCTCAAATCTTTACGGTTGGGCATCAGGGCCAACGAGATTGGCCCCATTCGATCCATTATCGTCAATGATGGCATGGGACCTGGTGCTTATCCCATCGATGCTGAGTTCAGTACGAATCTGCTGAGCGATAAAGAATATATCGTCGGTTCCGCGCTTGGTCGAGTGAGCGGGCATGTCGTTGGTCAGCTCGTTTTGACGGCTGATGGAGATTTTCCATTTGCCGGGGAGTATACGTTGAATCCGGATAAATTCGATTTTGATGCATCGAACTCAAGGCCGTATATACAGGAGGTGTTGACTACCTTGGTCAGAAAGATGGGTGAAATAACTGGTCATACGGATTTCATGATTTATTTTAAAGGGTCTCAACCTTTGAATGTTTCGGGGGCTCGTCGGAACATTAAAGCCATGGATGAACACGGGGTGGTTCGTCGGCCGTCCATGGGAGGGTTGCCCAGTCTTGGGATGCGGGACATAATAAATGGAAATGTTTCCGGGATATAG
- a CDS encoding Acg family FMN-binding oxidoreductase, which yields METPKLQTPPHDDIPPFDPSASVEDQLRLAIRYAILAPSSHNTQPWRFILGDASVMLCADRLRALPVVDPYDRELLVSCGAALFNLRVALSHFGFAYSIDMFPSSSDPDVIALVRLDPRGYHDESLVPLFDAIVERVTTRAPFADEAVSCEIQRALVDAGAAEGAEIACVDAPAAREEIAELIAEADHLQFADLRFRRELANWVHPRRRDDGMPAFAAGVPALLDFATPVVASVIRTFDLGGGMAAMHHKLVDGSPLVVGISTASDDRDAWVATGQALERVLLVATAAGLTASYLNQPIEIDMLRERLRPLLHVDAHPQLLLRIGRGPVVPHAPRRPLMDVVS from the coding sequence ATGGAAACGCCCAAGCTCCAGACGCCGCCGCATGACGACATCCCCCCGTTCGATCCGTCGGCGAGCGTCGAGGACCAGCTTCGCCTCGCGATCCGCTACGCGATCCTCGCGCCGTCGAGCCACAACACGCAGCCGTGGCGCTTCATCCTCGGCGACGCGTCGGTGATGCTGTGCGCGGACCGGCTGCGCGCGCTGCCCGTCGTCGACCCATACGACCGCGAGCTGCTCGTCAGTTGCGGCGCGGCGCTCTTCAATCTGCGCGTCGCGCTGAGCCATTTCGGGTTCGCGTATTCGATCGACATGTTCCCGTCGAGCTCGGATCCCGACGTGATTGCGCTCGTGCGGCTCGATCCCCGCGGCTATCACGACGAAAGCCTCGTGCCGCTGTTCGACGCGATCGTCGAGCGCGTGACGACCCGCGCACCGTTCGCGGACGAAGCGGTTTCGTGCGAGATCCAGCGCGCGCTCGTCGATGCCGGCGCGGCCGAAGGCGCCGAGATCGCCTGCGTCGACGCACCCGCCGCGCGCGAGGAGATCGCCGAACTGATCGCCGAAGCCGACCACCTCCAGTTCGCCGATCTGCGCTTTCGGCGCGAGCTCGCGAATTGGGTGCATCCGCGCCGCCGCGACGACGGAATGCCGGCGTTCGCGGCCGGCGTGCCCGCGCTGCTCGACTTCGCGACGCCCGTCGTCGCGTCGGTGATCCGCACGTTCGATCTCGGCGGCGGAATGGCGGCGATGCATCACAAGCTCGTCGACGGCTCGCCGCTCGTCGTCGGCATCTCGACCGCAAGCGACGATCGCGACGCGTGGGTCGCGACGGGCCAGGCGCTCGAGCGCGTGCTGCTCGTCGCGACGGCCGCGGGGCTGACCGCGTCGTATCTGAATCAGCCGATCGAAATCGACATGCTGCGCGAAAGACTGCGCCCGCTGCTGCACGTCGATGCCCATCCGCAACTGCTGCTGCGCATCGGACGCGGCCCGGTCGTTCCGCATGCGCCGCGGCGTCCGCTGATGGACGTCGTGTCTTGA
- a CDS encoding SulP family inorganic anion transporter — MIERERAARDRNAARRGGGGGGGGGGDDGAAWRRWLPGVATLRTYQRAWLARDLFAGVALTAVLVPVGMSYAQAAGLPVIAGLNATIAALVGYAIFGPSRILVLGPDSALAALIAGAIAPLAHGDPAHAIALSAALALMSGGFCVLAGLLKLGFVTDLLSKPIQYGYLNGLALTLIASQLPSLFGAAPRGGTFVDEVASVAATVAQGRIDAASLALGAGCLAGIMLLRRAAPAWPGILIAVAAASIAAAWLGTVPDAHVANAHVANAHVANAHVANAHVANAHVALVGPLAGSMPLPGLPAISLGDASRLIAGALAIAMVSVADISVLSRVFARDDGRETDRNQELIALGAANLLAGTLRGCAVSSSSSRTPVALAAGARTQLTSVVAAGCIALLLVAPTLLARVPLAALAAVVIYSASGLVDVRAVVRLFYMRRGECAVSILCFAGVVLLGVVPGILLAVGLSLLSFVWRAWHPYDTVLGRVEGVHGYHDVSRHPDARRMPGLVAFRWDAPLFHANATIFRDHVHDAIADADAPVRCVVIAAEPITDVDVTAADMLATLRDELAARRITLYFAEMKGPVKDRLRAYGLFDKIGADHFFPTVTDAVLHFAQARKETAAARRARR, encoded by the coding sequence TTGATCGAGCGGGAACGCGCCGCGCGCGACCGGAACGCCGCGCGGCGCGGCGGCGGCGGCGGCGGCGGCGGCGGCGGCGACGACGGCGCGGCGTGGCGCCGGTGGCTGCCGGGCGTTGCGACGCTGCGCACGTACCAGCGCGCGTGGCTCGCGCGCGACCTGTTCGCGGGCGTCGCGCTGACCGCGGTGCTCGTGCCGGTCGGCATGAGCTACGCGCAGGCGGCCGGCCTGCCCGTCATCGCCGGATTGAACGCGACGATCGCCGCGCTCGTCGGTTACGCGATCTTCGGGCCGAGCCGGATCCTCGTGCTCGGCCCCGATTCCGCACTCGCCGCGCTGATCGCCGGTGCGATCGCGCCGCTCGCACATGGCGATCCCGCGCATGCGATCGCGCTGTCGGCCGCGCTCGCGCTAATGTCGGGCGGTTTCTGCGTGCTCGCCGGCCTGCTGAAGCTCGGCTTCGTCACCGATCTGTTGTCCAAACCGATTCAGTACGGCTATCTGAACGGCCTCGCGCTGACGCTGATCGCGAGCCAGCTTCCGAGCCTGTTCGGCGCCGCGCCGCGCGGCGGCACGTTCGTCGACGAAGTGGCGAGCGTCGCCGCGACCGTCGCGCAAGGCCGGATCGACGCCGCATCGCTTGCGCTCGGCGCCGGCTGTCTCGCCGGCATCATGCTGCTGCGGCGCGCTGCGCCGGCGTGGCCCGGCATTCTGATCGCGGTGGCCGCCGCGTCGATTGCCGCCGCGTGGCTCGGCACGGTGCCGGACGCGCATGTTGCGAACGCGCACGTCGCGAACGCGCACGTCGCAAACGCGCACGTCGCAAACGCGCATGTCGCGAACGCGCATGTCGCACTCGTCGGCCCGCTCGCCGGCAGCATGCCGCTGCCCGGCCTCCCAGCCATATCGCTCGGCGACGCGAGCCGGCTCATCGCCGGCGCGCTCGCGATCGCCATGGTGTCGGTCGCCGACATCAGCGTGCTGTCGCGCGTGTTCGCGCGGGACGACGGCCGCGAAACCGACCGCAATCAGGAACTGATCGCGCTCGGCGCGGCGAACCTGCTCGCCGGCACGCTGCGCGGCTGCGCGGTCAGCAGCAGTTCGTCGCGCACGCCCGTCGCGCTCGCGGCCGGCGCGCGCACGCAGTTGACGAGCGTCGTCGCAGCAGGCTGCATCGCGCTGCTGCTCGTCGCGCCGACACTGCTCGCCCGCGTGCCGCTCGCAGCGCTCGCGGCGGTCGTCATCTATTCGGCGAGCGGCCTCGTCGACGTGCGCGCGGTCGTTCGCCTCTTCTATATGCGCCGCGGCGAATGCGCGGTGTCGATCCTGTGCTTCGCGGGCGTCGTGCTGCTCGGCGTCGTGCCGGGCATCCTGCTCGCGGTCGGGCTGTCGCTGCTGTCGTTCGTCTGGCGCGCGTGGCATCCATACGATACGGTGCTTGGCCGCGTCGAAGGCGTGCACGGCTATCACGACGTATCGCGACATCCGGACGCGCGGCGGATGCCCGGTCTCGTCGCGTTCCGCTGGGACGCACCGCTGTTTCATGCGAATGCGACGATCTTTCGCGATCACGTGCACGATGCAATCGCCGACGCCGACGCGCCGGTGCGCTGCGTCGTGATCGCGGCCGAGCCGATCACGGACGTCGACGTCACCGCCGCCGACATGCTCGCGACACTGCGCGACGAACTCGCCGCGCGGCGGATCACGCTGTATTTCGCGGAGATGAAGGGACCGGTCAAGGATCGGCTGCGCGCGTACGGGCTCTTCGACAAAATCGGCGCCGATCACTTCTTTCCGACCGTGACGGATGCGGTCTTGCACTTCGCACAGGCGCGCAAGGAGACGGCGGCCGCGCGGCGGGCGCGGCGTTAG
- a CDS encoding CBS domain-containing protein produces MNAAEICTRAVAVCRRTDTVLDAAHLMRDRHVGDLIVVDDAGRAQEPVGMLTDRDIVLSLIAKEVDPAALFVGEIMSAPVAVVHEQDSLWAIAHRMRLTGARRMPVVNAEGALVGMVSLDDVLACAASLFDEIASVSRRQIHFEEKARS; encoded by the coding sequence GTGAATGCCGCCGAGATCTGCACCCGCGCCGTCGCCGTGTGTCGCCGCACCGACACCGTGCTCGACGCCGCGCACCTGATGCGCGACCGCCACGTCGGCGACCTGATCGTCGTCGACGACGCGGGCCGCGCGCAAGAGCCGGTCGGCATGCTGACCGACCGCGACATCGTGCTGTCGCTGATCGCGAAGGAGGTCGATCCTGCCGCGCTGTTCGTCGGCGAGATCATGTCCGCGCCGGTGGCCGTCGTTCACGAGCAGGACAGCTTATGGGCGATCGCGCATCGGATGCGGCTGACGGGCGCGCGTCGAATGCCGGTCGTGAACGCCGAGGGCGCGCTCGTCGGGATGGTGTCCCTGGACGACGTGTTGGCGTGCGCGGCGTCGCTGTTCGACGAGATCGCGTCGGTTTCGCGGCGGCAGATTCACTTCGAGGAGAAGGCGCGAAGCTGA
- a CDS encoding SagB/ThcOx family dehydrogenase, protein MSDPELLTYQPIAVALPAPAEEEAPAIIDLPQPDLGAGLPLMAALSLRASTREFSSATLAPTTLGELLWAAGGVNRPATGGRTAPSAHALNEIDIYVALPDGVYRYDPVLHRLLLKRSIDARNLTGYQDFVGAAPLDLVYVVRSSRLLSMPKPLRETFSAVAAGAIAQNVALYCASAGLGCVVRGWINHRLLSDALSLNEDELPILAQTVGRPVAHAGGAHA, encoded by the coding sequence ATGAGCGACCCCGAACTGCTGACCTATCAACCGATCGCCGTGGCATTGCCCGCGCCCGCGGAAGAGGAGGCGCCCGCGATCATCGATCTGCCGCAGCCCGATCTCGGCGCGGGCCTGCCGCTGATGGCCGCGCTGTCACTGCGGGCGAGCACGCGCGAATTCTCGTCCGCGACGCTCGCGCCGACGACGCTCGGCGAACTGCTGTGGGCGGCCGGCGGCGTCAACCGTCCGGCGACGGGCGGCCGCACCGCGCCGTCCGCGCACGCGCTCAACGAGATCGACATCTACGTCGCGCTGCCCGACGGCGTCTACCGCTACGATCCAGTGCTGCACCGGCTGCTGCTGAAGCGCTCGATCGACGCGCGCAACCTGACCGGCTATCAGGACTTCGTCGGCGCCGCGCCGCTCGACCTCGTCTACGTCGTGCGATCGTCGCGGCTGCTGTCGATGCCGAAACCGCTGCGCGAGACGTTCTCCGCGGTGGCGGCGGGTGCGATCGCGCAGAACGTCGCGCTGTATTGCGCGTCGGCGGGACTCGGCTGCGTCGTGCGCGGCTGGATCAACCATCGGCTGCTCTCCGACGCGCTCAGCCTGAACGAAGACGAATTGCCGATCCTCGCGCAGACGGTCGGCAGGCCGGTCGCGCACGCGGGCGGCGCGCACGCCTGA
- a CDS encoding Hsp20/alpha crystallin family protein, whose translation MSNLTRYDPFSLEPMSDLFQGLFRPLRGMIDVEEEKLASMKIDVTENDQSYLVKAELPGVDKNDINVQIEGNAVSINAKVERNKELKEGERVIRRERYSGEFSRSFSLASEIDRDAATAQYQDGVLSLTLPKKATAEKKKLTIS comes from the coding sequence ATGAGCAATTTGACGCGTTACGACCCGTTTTCGCTGGAACCGATGTCCGATTTGTTCCAGGGCTTGTTCCGTCCGCTGCGCGGCATGATTGACGTCGAAGAAGAGAAGCTCGCATCGATGAAGATCGACGTGACCGAAAACGACCAGTCCTACCTTGTCAAAGCCGAGCTGCCGGGCGTCGACAAGAACGATATCAACGTGCAGATCGAAGGCAACGCCGTGTCGATCAACGCGAAGGTCGAGCGGAACAAGGAGCTGAAGGAAGGCGAGCGCGTGATTCGGCGCGAACGCTATTCTGGCGAGTTCAGCCGGTCCTTCTCGCTCGCGAGCGAAATCGACCGCGACGCCGCGACCGCGCAGTATCAGGACGGCGTGCTGTCGCTGACGCTGCCGAAGAAGGCGACGGCGGAAAAGAAGAAGCTGACGATAAGCTGA